The following are from one region of the Accipiter gentilis unplaced genomic scaffold, bAccGen1.1, whole genome shotgun sequence genome:
- the LOC126036826 gene encoding olfactory receptor 14C36-like has product MSNHSSITEFLLLAFADTRELQLLHFWLFLGIYLAALLANSLIITAVACDHRLHAPMYFFLLNLSLLDLGSISITVPKAMANSLWDTRAISYAGCAAQVFFVFFLFGAEYFLLTVMAYDRYVAICTPLHYGTLLGSRACVHMAAAAWGSGFLDAVLQTANTFSLPLCQGNAVDQFFCEIPRILKLACSDAYLREVGVLVVGVCFGFGCFVFIVLSYVQIFRAVLRIPSKQGRHKAFSMCLPHLAVVSLFMSTVMTAYLKPPSISSPSLDLLVAVLYSVVPPAVNPFLYSIRNKELQHALKKLIQSVIFQKQ; this is encoded by the coding sequence ATGTCCAACCACAGCTCCATCACTGAGTTCCttctcctggcatttgcagacacacgggagctgcagctcttgcacttctggctcttcctgggtatctacctggctgccctcctggccaACAGCCTCATCATCACCGCtgtagcctgtgaccaccgccttCATgcacccatgtacttcttcctcctcaacctctccctccttgacctgggctccatctccatcactgtccccaaagccatggccaactccctctgggacaccagggccatctcctatgcaggatgtgctgcacaggtcttcTTTGTATTCTTCTTGTTTGgtgcagagtattttcttctcacagtcatggcctatgaccgctacgttgccatctgcacacccctgcactacgggaccctcctgggcagcagagcttgtgtccacatggcagcagctgcctggggcagtgggtttcttgatgctgtgctgcagactgccaatacattttcactacccctctgccaaggcaatgctgtggaccagttcttctgcgaaatcccccggatcctcaagctcgcctgctcagatgcctacctcagggaagttggggTACTTGTAGTTGGtgtctgttttggatttgggtgttttgttttcattgtgctgtcctatgtgcagatcttcagggctgtgctgaggatcccctctaagcagggacggcacaaagccttttccatgtGTCTCCCTCATCTCgctgtggtctccttgtttaTGAGCACTGTCATGactgcctacctgaagcccccctccatctcctccccatccctggacctgctggtagcagttctgtactcagtggtgcctccagcagTGAATCCCTTCCTCTACAGCATTAGGAACAAGGAGCTCCAACATGCACTGAAGAAGCTGATTCAATCAGTAATCTTTCAGAAGCAATAA